A genomic stretch from Anabrus simplex isolate iqAnaSimp1 chromosome 2, ASM4041472v1, whole genome shotgun sequence includes:
- the LOC136864750 gene encoding uncharacterized protein, translated as MLKLFLLLVVFHYASSQTFKWPSGGVRFTNLESPIIKTTRSQCFSNGYICSNNCKLLQACITLPDGFQTVDVQTCPGDLLCSAKDAACVSRENSTCSTAKPGPLQCMNFGTYPDPYDCTIYHICYGKNSSLPVDCDEGYVYNALSGSCDLDYPNEICNEPVPKCNNFGDMGPLPQNPSIFYLCLISEDGKIYPVLDRCTHGYFHEGGCIDGHLDPVCPTTAPSTTTPTSTSTSPFICTGSGLYKDPADCTKFYYCTAVGAEGVSYSCDPSYYFDDVTGGCLMGDCPSS; from the coding sequence GTTTTCCATTATGCTTCATCACAGACTTTCAAATGGCCTTCTGGTGGTGTTAGATTTACAAATTTAGAGTCGCCAATTATTAAAACAACTAGATCACAGTGTTTCTCAAATGGATATATCTGCAGCAACAACTGTAAGCTGCTGCAAGCTTGTATAACCCTCCCAGATGGCTTCCAAACTGTTGATGTTCAGACATGCCCAGGAGACCTACTTTGCAGCGCCAAAGATGCAGCCTGTGTTTCTCGAGAGAATTCCACTTGCTCAACAGCAAAACCTGGACCATTACAGTGTATGAATTTTGGAACATACCCTGATCCGTATGACTGTACGATATACCATATTTGCTATGGAAAGAATTCAAGTCTTCCTGTTGACTGTGATGAAGGATATGTTTACAATGCTCTAAGTGGTTCATGTGACTTAGACTATCCTAATGAAATATGTAATGAACCTGTTCCAAAATGTAACAATTTTGGTGATATGGGACCTTTGCCACAAAACCCAAGTATTTTTTATTTGTGTTTGATTTCAGAAGATGGAAAGATTTATCCAGTACTAGATCGATGTACTCACGGATACTTTCATGAAGGTGGTTGCATTGATGGACATTTGGATCCTGTATGTCCAACAACTGCTCCATCCACTACTACACCCACAAGTACCTCAACATCTCCTTTTATTTGTACAGGATCAGGTCTATATAAGGATCCTGCTGACTGTACTAAGTTTTATTATTGCACAGCTGTTGGTGCTGAGGGCGTTTCGTATTCATGTGATCCGAGTTATTACTTTGATGATGTAACTGGTGGTTGCCTAATGGGAGACTGTCCATCTTCATAA